A single window of Meiothermus sp. DNA harbors:
- a CDS encoding HD domain-containing phosphohydrolase, whose protein sequence is MSASYQGMLALLRELVGSPDLEALLTAALEGALRLIPGAQAGSALLWQGNTYRFVAMQGHNIPLPSYPLSLEDELRWYGASLEDALLARPRMVQVRPELSGLSLQDQKTLHRIYWSLNIPIPLLGKVEAWLCLDRLEATPFPPDAMPLAQELGSSLGVVLQALKERQNTQARLEREERLAHVLGVLATFREAELLWQTLPHLLLEILGGERAVALRRVGEELRVCATVNWEGALGLSVPRGKGVSWTALEQRRVQMVRMDDPRLHLNIAINPSEYGAFVPIQDAHGEGFGVVVAYSKHPFEPDDVAVLESFGRGVGQVLARLEAQAAQARELSRLQTLTHIGQRLTRAETTEELLQHIVQEALEQTKASTSLVSLYRPNDDVLEVVAAAGYAAERAAGTRHARGTGLAWQVLEQRSTLYLPDVSLETSAVFASGNRAKAAYLGVPLGDPEGHTVGVLSVDTAGAGGSLQPQDRYALEALAKVAGVMLSRLQALEQAYRQAHNYRALVQMSTELEVLDDPQLMAQRALETLLSLTGLHAGGVFRYQPVTLNPPHGYVELQVRAGRSDLHDLFLRLDRLPVRIGEGFMGKALATGQTQQLLDYQTWEGAWPRIKDQGLRTVVTTPLTVQGQPYGALTLASFHHKVVLSEDNISLLESVARRLERAWERVRHLEEMTRTREDALRALGLGLELRDLETKGHTDRVVALSEALGRRLGFEDLEGLRMGAYLHDLGKLAIPDSILLKPGTLTDAEWRIMQSHCDIGFGMLENLGFLSQTARNIVRYHHERIDGSGYPFGLTQDEIPLEARLFAVVDVYDALLQSRPYKAAWSQQDALRELRKQAGYTLDARIVQEFIALVGEQVRTRK, encoded by the coding sequence ATGAGCGCTTCTTATCAGGGCATGCTGGCCCTTTTACGAGAACTGGTGGGTAGCCCCGATTTGGAGGCGCTCTTGACGGCAGCCCTCGAGGGGGCGCTGCGTCTTATTCCTGGAGCCCAGGCGGGCTCGGCCTTGCTTTGGCAAGGTAACACCTATCGCTTTGTGGCCATGCAGGGCCACAATATTCCTTTGCCGAGCTACCCTCTAAGCTTGGAGGACGAACTCCGCTGGTATGGAGCCAGCCTGGAAGATGCCCTCTTGGCTCGGCCCCGCATGGTGCAGGTGCGGCCCGAGCTGAGTGGGCTTTCGCTCCAGGATCAAAAGACCCTGCACCGGATTTATTGGTCGCTAAACATTCCCATACCGCTGCTGGGCAAAGTAGAAGCCTGGCTTTGCCTCGACCGCCTCGAGGCTACCCCGTTCCCACCGGATGCGATGCCCTTGGCCCAAGAGCTAGGCTCGAGCCTGGGGGTGGTGTTGCAGGCCCTTAAAGAGCGACAAAACACCCAGGCCCGCCTCGAGCGCGAAGAACGCCTGGCCCACGTGCTGGGCGTGCTTGCTACCTTTCGCGAGGCGGAGTTGTTGTGGCAGACGCTGCCCCATCTGTTGCTGGAAATTCTGGGTGGGGAGCGGGCGGTGGCCTTGCGGCGGGTAGGCGAAGAGCTCAGGGTGTGTGCGACTGTGAACTGGGAGGGAGCCCTGGGCCTTTCTGTACCGCGGGGCAAGGGGGTTTCGTGGACGGCCCTCGAGCAGCGCCGGGTGCAGATGGTACGGATGGATGACCCCCGCCTGCACCTCAACATTGCCATAAACCCCAGCGAGTATGGGGCCTTCGTGCCCATCCAGGATGCCCATGGGGAGGGCTTTGGGGTGGTGGTGGCCTATTCGAAACACCCGTTTGAACCAGACGACGTTGCGGTGCTGGAGTCGTTTGGTCGGGGTGTGGGGCAGGTGTTGGCTCGCCTCGAGGCCCAGGCAGCCCAAGCGCGGGAGCTCAGCCGCCTACAGACCCTTACCCACATCGGCCAGCGCCTGACTAGGGCAGAGACTACCGAGGAACTTTTGCAGCACATTGTTCAGGAGGCCCTCGAGCAGACTAAAGCCTCGACCAGCCTGGTATCGCTGTACCGCCCCAACGACGATGTGCTGGAGGTGGTGGCGGCAGCCGGCTACGCGGCTGAGCGGGCCGCAGGCACCCGTCATGCGCGGGGCACGGGGTTGGCTTGGCAGGTGCTGGAGCAGCGCAGTACTTTGTATCTGCCCGATGTCTCGCTAGAAACCAGCGCGGTTTTTGCCTCTGGTAACCGGGCCAAGGCCGCCTACCTGGGGGTGCCACTGGGCGACCCAGAAGGGCACACGGTGGGGGTGCTCTCGGTGGATACGGCTGGGGCCGGGGGTTCTTTGCAACCCCAGGATCGCTATGCGCTGGAGGCATTGGCCAAGGTGGCCGGGGTGATGCTGTCGCGCTTGCAAGCCCTCGAGCAAGCCTACCGGCAAGCTCACAACTACCGCGCCCTGGTGCAGATGTCCACCGAACTAGAGGTGCTGGACGACCCCCAGCTGATGGCCCAGCGGGCCCTCGAGACCCTGTTGAGCCTGACCGGGTTGCACGCGGGCGGGGTATTTCGCTACCAGCCCGTCACCCTAAACCCCCCGCATGGGTATGTGGAGCTTCAGGTACGTGCCGGACGCTCCGATTTGCACGATTTGTTTCTGCGCCTGGACAGGCTGCCGGTACGAATAGGAGAGGGTTTTATGGGTAAGGCCCTGGCTACCGGCCAGACCCAGCAACTCCTAGACTATCAAACCTGGGAAGGGGCCTGGCCCAGAATCAAAGACCAAGGGCTGCGTACGGTTGTCACCACCCCGCTCACGGTGCAGGGCCAGCCCTACGGCGCCCTGACCCTGGCCAGCTTCCACCACAAGGTGGTTCTTTCGGAAGACAACATCTCCTTGCTCGAGTCGGTGGCGCGGCGGTTGGAACGGGCCTGGGAACGGGTGCGACACCTGGAAGAAATGACCCGTACCCGCGAGGACGCCCTACGCGCCTTGGGCCTGGGCCTGGAGTTACGCGACCTCGAGACCAAGGGGCACACCGACCGGGTGGTGGCCCTGAGCGAGGCCCTGGGACGGCGTCTGGGCTTCGAAGACCTCGAGGGACTGCGCATGGGGGCCTACCTGCACGACCTGGGAAAGTTGGCCATTCCAGACTCGATTTTGCTCAAACCCGGCACCCTCACCGATGCTGAGTGGCGCATCATGCAAAGCCACTGCGACATTGGGTTTGGCATGCTGGAAAACCTGGGTTTTTTGTCCCAGACAGCCCGCAACATCGTGCGCTACCATCACGAGCGCATCGATGGCTCCGGCTATCCCTTTGGCCTGACCCAGGACGAGATTCCCCTCGAGGCCCGCCTTTTTGCCGTGGTAGATGTCTACGATGCCCTGCTCCAGTCCCGTCCCTACAAAGCGGCCTGGAGCCAGCAAGATGCCCTGCGCGAGTTGCGCAAACAAGCGGGCTATACCCTCGATGCCCGCATCGTGCAGGAATTTATCGCTTTGGTCGGCGAACAAGTGCGAACCCGAAAGTAG